One window of Lawsonibacter asaccharolyticus genomic DNA carries:
- a CDS encoding acetolactate synthase small subunit, translating into MRPDMNKDIKPYTLSILVQDIPGVLSQVARLFSRKGYNIESIVSGESGDPGVTRITIVLLGDELMISQIAAQCRKLLPVIAVKILDESTSLQREMALIKVKTLDRNARDEVIQMANIFRANIIDVSRETLTVAIFGDRDKTEALVRLLRDFGVLEIARTGTIAIERGRSTIYDDNKIKEEYNYGKNVL; encoded by the coding sequence ATGAGACCTGATATGAACAAGGACATCAAGCCCTACACGCTGTCCATTCTGGTCCAGGACATCCCCGGCGTCCTCAGCCAGGTGGCCCGCCTCTTCTCCCGCAAGGGCTACAACATCGAATCCATCGTCTCCGGCGAGTCGGGGGACCCCGGCGTGACCCGCATCACCATCGTGCTGCTGGGGGACGAGCTGATGATCTCCCAAATCGCCGCCCAGTGCCGCAAGCTCCTTCCGGTGATCGCAGTGAAGATCCTGGACGAGTCCACCTCCCTCCAGCGGGAGATGGCCCTCATCAAAGTCAAGACTCTGGACCGCAACGCCCGGGACGAGGTCATCCAGATGGCCAACATCTTCCGGGCCAACATCATTGACGTCAGCCGGGAGACTCTTACCGTAGCCATCTTCGGGGACCGGGACAAGACTGAGGCTCTGGTCCGCCTGCTGAGGGACTTCGGCGTGCTGGAGATCGCAAGAACGGGTACCATCGCCATCGAAAGAGGGCGTAGCACCATATACGACGACAATAAGATCAAGGAGGAATATAACTATGGCAAAAATGTACTATGA
- a CDS encoding ketol-acid reductoisomerase, whose amino-acid sequence MAKMYYEKDCDINYLNGKKIAIIGYGSQGHAHALNLKDSGCDVCVGLRAGSKNWKNAEDAGLKVMTVADAAKWGDIVMMLINDEVQADVYKRDIEPNLVEGNALAFAHGFNIRYQQIRPPKGVDVFMAAPKGPGHTVRSTYVNGKGVPCLVAVEQNATGDAYKIALAYIAGIGGARAGVMETTFHDETETDLFGEQAVLCGGVVDLMRCGFETLVEAGYEPENAYFECIHEMKLIIDLINKGGVAAMNYSISDTAEYGEYVSGPRVLPYEETKKNMKAVLQDIQDGTFAGKWIAENKNGRTFFNSKRAQLAKHQMEIVGEELRKNMIWGGDKDLDTASN is encoded by the coding sequence ATGGCAAAAATGTACTATGAGAAAGACTGCGACATCAACTACCTCAACGGCAAGAAGATCGCCATCATCGGCTATGGCTCCCAGGGCCACGCCCATGCCCTGAACCTGAAGGACTCCGGCTGTGACGTGTGCGTGGGCCTGCGCGCCGGCTCCAAGAACTGGAAGAACGCCGAGGACGCCGGCCTGAAGGTGATGACCGTGGCCGACGCCGCCAAGTGGGGCGACATCGTGATGATGCTCATCAACGACGAGGTACAGGCCGACGTCTACAAGCGGGACATCGAGCCCAACCTGGTGGAGGGCAATGCCCTGGCCTTCGCCCACGGCTTCAACATCCGCTACCAGCAGATCCGTCCCCCCAAGGGCGTGGACGTGTTCATGGCTGCCCCCAAGGGCCCCGGTCATACCGTCCGCTCCACCTATGTCAACGGCAAGGGAGTGCCCTGCCTGGTGGCCGTGGAGCAGAACGCCACCGGCGACGCCTATAAGATCGCTCTGGCCTACATCGCCGGCATCGGCGGTGCCCGGGCCGGCGTGATGGAGACCACCTTCCACGACGAGACCGAGACTGACCTGTTCGGCGAGCAGGCCGTGCTGTGCGGCGGCGTGGTGGACCTGATGCGCTGCGGCTTCGAGACCCTGGTGGAGGCTGGCTACGAGCCTGAGAACGCCTACTTCGAGTGCATCCACGAGATGAAGCTCATCATCGACCTGATCAACAAGGGCGGCGTGGCGGCCATGAATTACTCCATCTCTGACACCGCCGAGTACGGCGAGTATGTCTCCGGACCCCGCGTGCTGCCCTACGAGGAAACCAAGAAGAACATGAAGGCTGTCCTTCAGGACATCCAGGACGGCACCTTCGCCGGAAAGTGGATCGCCGAGAACAAAAACGGCCGCACCTTCTTCAACTCCAAGCGCGCCCAGCTGGCCAAGCACCAGATGGAGATCGTGGGCGAGGAGCTGCGCAAGAATATGATCTGGGGCGGCGACAAGGACCTGGATACCGCTTCCAACTAA